The genomic interval gCACAATTGGAACCCCACTGAAATTTTCGAAACAAAAAATTCGTCAGTCATTTTACACATTACATGCCGTGTTCTAAAATTTATTAGTCATGTTGTTAGACGTCATGTTCAATAAAAATGTTACATGCTATGTGCTGACAtatgttattttcttatttcaatatattttttacgCACCATATGCATTAgagatgcatggcgtgtaacaactctaGGTAATGTTTTTAATCCATGTTCTAGTTTACACAAAAAGTTTCAGAAAGTAATGTGTTGTAGCAATTAACCCAATAATATACCTTGATATCATCTCTGCTCTAGGGTCTGTTTATCGACGACGATATGACCAGATGTCAAGAGATAGAGCACAACACGATGATGATGGTGCTCAATAGAGAGTTGACAAAGCTAATACAGTTCAGAGAGCTGAGAGAGCTAATTACGACGCTACTCAACAGAGAGTTGACAGAGTTGATACAGTTCAGAGAGCTGAGAGATAGAGAGAGTTGAGCGAGCTGAAATAGTTGagcatttatttctattttctttatgGCGGGAGGGAGATATCAAGAGATTAAATTGCCAAGATgtttttaagggcattttggtctacCCATGCTTGTTTTTGGGTAAAAACAGATAACTTTATATGAGTggctatttttgaaatcaccTTATGAGGAAAGTTATTTCTCACACTTTCCtctattattaaaaaatatccaacaaatcaaacatactaaatatttaaaagaagTCAGTCTTATTACATATAAAACTCATAATCCTACATTggtaatttcttttattggcTGCTCACAGTCACACACAAAGCTGGGAAAAGAATACCAAAGCATTTCAAGCACAAATAACCTTATTAGGATACATAAAAACGTAGtgtaataaaaagaaaagattgaaAGCACACTCTCAAGGACTCGTATGAGGTAGTTTAATCACTTCGTTTATTTGTTATCTGGAAACGAGTAATAAGCCTGAATAGCGGAGAAGAGAAGCCCAATTATGGCACCCAAAAAGCCGAGGAATGTCCATGGGCTACTAAAATGGGTGTAGTAGGCTTGAGCCATTGCGGTCGTGCAGGGATTGTTGCCGTACTTGTGGATATTGTCCGTAACATCCTTGTACATAGCCTGATCTGGCACCAAGTCCCTGCTTAATTTGTTGAAAAGATCAGCCACTTCTTCATCGCTGCCCAAGTAATTGTGGAGCATACCTGTAACTCGCATTTCCTTAACATCTTCTGCTGTGTCAATGAGAGAATCAAGGAAGTATAAGTAAGAGGTGACCgcaaaatcattctcaaaaTCTCGACACATTTCTAAAGCTACCAAGTTCAAGAACTTGGAAGCTGTTGAGTCATCCACCAGGATGCGTGGCATCTTTAGGCTGCCCAGAAAGTTGCAATAGAAGGAAATATTATTCAGGTTGTTTGTCTCGCTGGGTCCAACACCAATCCCTGATTCTTTAAGCTCCTTGACGCTACGAAATGTCTTCCTGTGCTTTCGGAAGTCTCCGCATGACAGAAGCAAGCGACCTATCATACTACTGCTACTCTCCTCTTTCTTTCCCGTCAAGAGTTTTGTCCGCAAGCGCTCCAGAAGATGAGTGTACtcttgcttttcttcttcGTCTGTGTGTTGGCTCTTCTTCCCATCCGGTATATTTGTTATAAGGTTGTTGCCGACGAATTCTGTGATTGATTGCTCCCACATTTGGGGTTCTTTGGTTGAGCCAATCAATATGTTGAGAACCCGGTAAGGAAGTTGGTTTTCTAGCAAGAACAAATCAAGTTGCGCAAATACCAGAAGATCTGCTTTAGTGTTCAACTTCTTAAACTTGCCTTGTAAACCGTAGTGCACAGCATACAACACCGCGCAACCGTCCACGAAGAACATCCAAGCTAGCTTCTCATCGTCGTAATCTTTTATGTCCTCCGGATTGTAACACTGCTTCAGATCCCTTATCTCTGCCATAATCTTGTTGAATAGAACTTCATCAGTTGTTTCGTTCTCGTTTGCGAAGAGAGCTGCGAGTTTACGCTTGGTGTGCTCTGCCTGCTCGAACTGCGGCTTACCATGATGCAAAGGGCCGAGTGCTACCAGCCTTGgttcaaaatatttcttaaaatCTTCCTTGATACCGATCAGGACTGGTGGAACTCTTTGTATTAACGGTTTGGCTCTTTGATATGAATCgctttcttgtttttgggCTTCACGCAAGGCTGATTTCAATTTCGCTCTCTCGTCTGTGATGAAAGGCGAGTGCTCTATCCAAGGCATAGGAACTCTCACTTCTCCAGGGTGCCTCTCGTTTCTGCTCATTGAATCCAACCAGCTTGACGGTTTAAAGGAGGTAACTGAATGACAGTTATGGGATACTTGGAAATCTAGTACTGTACTTGGGGAGTCGCCCGAAGAAACAAGAGGACGAAAGGATGGAAGAAAAGGTGAGTCAAGTTTGACTGTTTCTGCATGGCGCGAGCTATTGGGGTACCCTAGCTGCTGAATTTATGCTTTACACTAACTAGGTGGAGATGATCTTCTTTGTACTTTATTCAGGTATCAAGTTTCGTATATATTTTATCTGCTTTTATCTTT from Theobroma cacao cultivar B97-61/B2 chromosome 5, Criollo_cocoa_genome_V2, whole genome shotgun sequence carries:
- the LOC18598794 gene encoding UPF0481 protein At3g47200, translating into MSRNERHPGEVRVPMPWIEHSPFITDERAKLKSALREAQKQESDSYQRAKPLIQRVPPVLIGIKEDFKKYFEPRLVALGPLHHGKPQFEQAEHTKRKLAALFANENETTDEVLFNKIMAEIRDLKQCYNPEDIKDYDDEKLAWMFFVDGCAVLYAVHYGLQGKFKKLNTKADLLVFAQLDLFLLENQLPYRVLNILIGSTKEPQMWEQSITEFVGNNLITNIPDGKKSQHTDEEEKQEYTHLLERLRTKLLTGKKEESSSSMIGRLLLSCGDFRKHRKTFRSVKELKESGIGVGPSETNNLNNISFYCNFLGSLKMPRILVDDSTASKFLNLVALEMCRDFENDFAVTSYLYFLDSLIDTAEDVKEMRVTGMLHNYLGSDEEVADLFNKLSRDLVPDQAMYKDVTDNIHKYGNNPCTTAMAQAYYTHFSSPWTFLGFLGAIIGLLFSAIQAYYSFPDNK